The genomic DNA CCTGATGACGTCCATGAACATGGGCAAGGGGAATCTGACCGACGACATGGTGGCGGGCCGGACCATGGGCTTCGCGGCCGGCGCCGGTGTGGCGGGTCCGCAGGGCATCATCGCCAGCCTGGTCGGCGGCGGGGTGTGCGAGCGCTTCCCCGACCTGCACTTCAACCTGATCGAGTACACCGCCGGCTGGCTGGTCTCCTTCATGGGCTACATGGACAAGGCATGGAAGACGGGCACCGGCCAGGACCCCGACTGGTGGCTGGGCTTCTGGGACGACAACCGTGCGCCGACCGAACAGCCCTCCATGGGAAGGCTGTTCGCGATCAACGACAAGTGGCCCTACCCGCTCAAGCCCACCGAGTACGTCCGGCGCCAGATCCACGTGCAGTTCGCGGACGACCCCACGGCGGTCAAGGCCCGCCACATCACCGGTCTGTCGACGGTCATGTGGGGCAATGACTACCCGCACGCGGAGGGCACCTTCCGCAGCAGCGCCGAGTGCATCGCCGAGAACTTCGAGGGCGTGAACGACGAGGACCGTGCGGCCATCCTGGGCGGCACCCTGGCCGACGTCGTGCACTTCGACAAGAGCAGGAAACTCGCCCCGGTCACCGAGAGCGCCTGACCATCGGAACGGCGTTTCAGGGCACTGAAACGCGACGGCAGCGGCGGGCGGCCCGAGGGTGCCGCCCGCCGCTGCTTCTCTCACGGCGTGGGCACTTCGCCGATCAGGGCGAGCGCGGCCCGGGCGTACGCGGCCCGGCGCCGATGGCTCACCAGGAAACTCGGCGGTGCGAAATAGCCGACGTCACGAGGCAGCGAACCGGCGCGACGGGCGAGCATGCCCTTCGCGTCGGCCGTCGTCCCGCACACGGCGATCCCGGTCAGCATCTCGTCGGTGACGGCGGCGGCCATCGCGTCGGTGTCACCGGTGCGGAACGCCTTGCGGAGCTGCGCCACCGGGCCCTCCCAGCCGTGGTGGGCGACGAACGGGTCGTACGTCTTCACCGTCAGATAGAAGGCGATCATGCGCCGGGCGTCGGCCACGGCGCGTTCGGGAGCGGAGTCGTCGACCGCCGTGATGACCCAGCCGTGCTCCAGGGGCGGCTCGGTACGGCCCGCGGCGACCGTGCCGCGCTCCACCGACGGTCGTACGACGTCGTTCCACCAGGAGTGGGTGAACAGCCCGTGCCCGATGACACCGTCGGCGACCCGGCCCGCCGTCGCGGCCATCCGCGTGTTGAACGCGGCGAGCAGGACGGGAATGTCGAGCCGGCCGAGCACGGGCGCGCGGACGTCGGCGTCGATCGAGTAGAACTCGCCGTCGTAGTGGACCTTCTCGCCGTTCTCCGCGTGCAGCCAGGCGCGGACGGCGCCGACGGTCTCCGCGATCCGGTCCACCGCGCGGTCGGCGGGTACGTCGAGCCAGTCGCGGTTGATGCGGAACGCGGCGCTGCCCAGGCCCAGGAAGAGCCGTCCCGGTGCCTGGGCGTGGAGTTGGCGCAGCGCGGTGGCGTGCGCGTACGGGGTGCGGGCGAAGGCGTAGGCGATGGCGGGCCCCGCGAGGGCGCGCTCGGAGTTCGCGACGATCTCGGCGAGGGTGAGGTAGGCGTCATGGTCGACGAACTCGCCGGCGCAGAAGGCACCCGCACCGGCCTCCTCGGCCTCGTGCGCCACCTCACGGCCCGGCCAGGGCATGCCGAATCGCATCAGAGCCAGCCCTCCGTAGAAGCTCGTAAAAAAGGATACTGTTTTAGGGAGGGTAGGGGAGTGTCAGCGGAGTGTCCACCGTCCCCGGGGTACCGCCGAGCGGTCCACCTCCGCCTTTCCGATCGGGTTGCCGATCTGGGTGTACGACAGCCCGGTGCGCAGGGCCTGCGTGCGGGTCGAGTCCAGGGACTCCCAGATCGCGCGCACCGTGCCCTGGATCGCGGCCGGCGGTTTGGCGGCGATGATGCGCGCGATCTCGTCCGCCCGGTCCCAGAGTCGATCGCCCGGCAACACCTCGCTGACCAGGCCGATTTGAAGGGCGCGCGCCGCCGACAGGCGTTCGTCCAGGCCGAGCAGCGCGATCCGCAGGGTCTCGCCGAGCGGGATGCGACGGGCCAGCCCGATCGGTTCGAGCGCGGCGGTGAGTCCGTAGCTGACATGCGGGTCGAAGAAGGTCGCGTCGTCCGAACAGATCAGGATGTCGGCCTCGTTGAGCCAGTAGAACGCGCCTCCGGCGGTCATCCCGTGCACCGCGCAGACCAGGGGTTTCCACACCTGGTTCAGCTTCGGCGACAGGAACTCCCCGGGGTCGGTCTGCGACCAGACGTTGGGGTGCCGGTCGATCCCTTCCTTCACGTCCATGCCGGTGCTGAACGCGCGCTCGCCCGAGCCGCGCAACACCATGACGTGCACGTTGTCGTCGGTCCTGACCCGGTCCCAGATCGCGGAGAAGTCGTCCAGCATCTGCTGGTTGAAGCTGTTCATGGCCTGCGGTCGGTTCAGCGTGATCGTGGCGACATGGTCGGTCACCTCGAACAGGACGGTCTTGAGATCCATCCGGCGACTCCGTTCGTCGACTCGGTTCGTCAGCTCGGTCTGTTCACCCGGTTCGTCATCTCGACGTGATCGAGGTAAGTAGTATACTTTTTTCTGGTCTTTGAGCGCCCGGAACGGAAACAAGATCCGCGGAGGAACCTGCGATGAGGCCACGAGTGGGACAGATGCTCGCCAGCACGGTGGACACCACGGCGGTGATCGTCGTCCGCTGCCCCGACAGCGAGGTGGACGTCACCTGCGGCGGCGCCCCCATGACCGAGGGCACCGCACCGGGTGCCGGCACCGGCACCGCCGACCCGGACCGGATGGGCGGGTCCCTGCTCGGCAAGCGCTACGCAGACGAGGACCTCGGCCTCGAACTCCTCTGCACCAAACAGGGACCGGGCACCCTCGCGGTGAACGGCGTCCCCCTGCCGGTGAAGAGCGCCAAGCCGCTCCCGGCCTCGGACTGAGAAAGCGGGTGGTGCGCCGATGAACGTGTCGATGATCCTGGACATGGCCGCCGAGGGCTTCGGCGACCGGGTCGTGATCGGCCGCGCACAGGACGGGCTCACCCCCGTACGACTGCGCGAACTCGCGGCCGGTGGGGCCGAGTTGGTCCACACGGCCGGCGCCGACGCGATCGTGTACCTGGCCACGAACGGACCCGCCTTCGCCGTCGCCCAGTTCGCCGCGGCCCACGCCGGGGTCCCGCTCGTGCCGGTCAACTACCGCCTGGGCGAAGAGCAGTTGGACGCGCTCCTCGCGAACCACCCGCACGCCCTGGCCATCGCCGCCCCCGGCCAGGACGCGGCACCGCGCCGGGCCGGGCTGCAGGTCCGCAGCCCGGCCGAGTGGCTCACGGAGGCCGCCGCGCACACCGATGCCGCCACCGAACCGGCACCGGCGCCCGACACCCCCGCCGTACTGATCTACACCAGCGGAACCACCTCGGCTCCGAAAGGTGTGCTCCTGCGCCACCACAACCTGGTGTCGTATGTGCTCGGCACAGTGGAGTTCGCCGCGGCGGACCCCACCGAAGCCGCGCTGATGAGTGTGCCGCCGTACCACATAGCCGCCGTCTCCAATGTGCTGACGAACCTCTACGCCGGGCGCCGCACCCTCACCCTCGACCAGTTCACCCCGGAGAGCTGGCTCGGCCTGGTCAGGGAGCAGCGGATCACGCACGCGATGGTCGTGCCGACGATGCTCGCCCGGATCATGGACACGGCAGGACTGGACCGTTCCGTGCCCTCGATGCGCTCGCTCGCCTACGGCGGTGCCAGGATGCCGGTGCGCGTGATCGAGACGGCGCTGCGCACCTGGCCGGCGGTGGACTTCGTCAACGCCTATGGCCTGACGGAGACTTCGTCCACCGTCTCGGTGCTGGGCCCGGCCGAGCACCGGGCGGCGATCGCGAGCGACGACCCCGCGATACGGGCCCGGCTCGGCTCGGCCGGACTGCCGGTACCGGGCATCGAGATCGAGGTCCGTGACGTCACCGGAGAGCCGCTCGGCGCGGGGGAGACCGGGCAGATCTGGGTGCGCGGCGAACAGGTCTCGGGGGAGTACGCCGGGCAGGGCTCCGCGGTCGACGAGCGCGGCTTCTTCCACACCCGCGACCGGGGCCGCCTCGACGCCGACGGCTACCTCCACATCGAGGGCAGGGCCGACGACACGATCATCCGCGGCGCGGAGAACATCGCGCCGGCCGAGATAGAGGATGTTCTGCTGCGGCACCCGGACGTGCTCGACGCCGTCGTGGTCGGCGTCCCCGACGAGGAGTGGGGCCAGCGCATCGAGGCCGTCGTCGTACGCCGTGACGGGGCGGAGGTCGACGCCGGGGCACTGCGCGCGGCCGTACGCGGCACCCTGCGCGGTTCGAAGACCCCGGACCGCATCACGTACTGGACCGAACTCCCGCGCACGGTGACCGGCAAACTGGTGCGCCGCGACATCGTGGCGGCACTGACCGCACCCGAGCACGGGACGAAGGGGCAGCCATGAGCGTCGCCACCAACAGCCCTGCGCTGCTACGGGAGTTGACCGACCGCACGGCAGCCGTCGTCGGCGGCTGGACGCCCGGCGCCACCGTCGACGGCGTCGAACCCCTCACCGGCGGCACTTCGAGCCTGACGTACGTCGCCGCCCTGTCGGGTGTCCCGGCCGGGTACGAACGTGTCGTCCTCAAGGTGGCACCGCCCGGCCTGCCCCCGGTCCGCAACCGGGACGTGCTGCGCCAGGCACGCCTCATGTCGGCGCTGGCCGGACAGCCGGGTGTACGCGTACCGACGGTGCTGTTCTGCGACGCGGGCGCGCCCCCGGCCGTCCAGCCCTTCGTGGCCATGGAGTTGGTGCCGGGGGAGTGCGTCGAACCGGTGCTGCTGCCGCGCGGCACACTCGCCGAGGGGGAGGTGCGGAGGCGTGCCCTGGACGCGGCTCGCATGCTGGCCGCCCTGCATCGGGTGACGCCCGCGCGTACGGCGCTCGCGGCCGAGCCCGTGGTGACGCTCACCGGGGAGATCGACCGGTGGACCCGGGCGTTCGCCACCGTCTCCGACGATCTGCGCACCGGCCACGAGGTGGTCGCGGAGCGGCTGCGCGCGACCGTGCCCGCCGCGATGACACCGGTGTTCACCCACGGCGACTACCGGCTCGGCAACACCTTGTGCGCGGACGGCTCGGTCACGGCGATCATCGACTGGGAGATCTGGTCGCTCGGCGATCCCCGTGTCGACATGACGTGGCTGACCTTCTTCACCGACGAGGCCCGCCACCCGGCCGCCGTGTCGGACGAGCCCACCGGCATGCCCGGCAAGGCCGAACTGGTCGACGCCTACGAGGAGTTGCGCGGCGAACGGCTGCGGGACCTGCCGTGGTTCGAGGCGCTCACCAAGTACAAGGAGTCCGCGGCGACCGCGCTGTTGATCAAACGGGGCCGTAAATCAGGGCAGTTGAACGCCATGCATCAGCGGATGCTGCCCGCGCTGCCGGTGCTGCTTGACGAGGCGATGGAGCTGCTGGGAACGGCCTGAAGCTGGTGGATGCCCAGATCGAGGGCCGCTTCGAGATGGGTGACCGAACCGGTGGACATCATGATCAGGACGCCGCCCTGGATACCGGCCAGCAGGGCGGCCGCGGCGCGGTCGGCGTCGAGGCCGGCGGGGATCTCGCGCTGGTCCTGCATGGCCCGGATACCGACGGCGATCTTGCCCTGCCACGAGGCGACGAGCTGTCTGGTGACGGCCTGCGCGCCGGGCGTGGCCGGGGTGAGCTGGGACATGAGCGCGTTGAGCGGGCACTGCTGCCCCTGCCGGCGATAGCGGTCGACGACCGTGTCCCGCCAGTCGTGCCAGGCCCGCCACGAGGTGAGCGCGCTGAGGTGGGGCTGCTGGTCGGACAGGACGCGGTCCGCCTCGTGCTGGGCCACGGCGAGCAGGAGCTCCTCCTTGCCGCCGGGGAAGTAGTGGAAGAGCTGGCTCTTGCTGGTGGCCGTACGGGCGCGGATGTCGTCCAGGGTCGTCTCCGTCACGCCGCGTGCGCGGAGCTCCGACGCGGCTCCTTCGACGATGCGCTGCCTGGTGGCCGCGCCCTTGGGTGTCAGTCGTGGTGCCATGCCACCATCCTGCCACTTTCTGGACTTGCGGGTCCATTTTCTGAGTGGCAACTTTGCCGTTCCCAGCCGGTCGGATCAGCTTCCGGCGGTCGGATTCGGAGAGGCACAGCATCATGACCAAGCGACTTGCCGGGCGGAAAGCCCTGGTCACCGGTTCCACCAACGGTATCGGCGTCGCCATCGCGGTGGCCCTGGCCGCCGAGGGAGCGTTCGTCGTCGTCAGCGGACGTGACGAGCGTCGCGGCGCCGAGGTGGTGGCCCGCATCGAGAAGGACGGCGGTGCGGCGGCCTTCGTGAAGGCGGATCTGTCCGCGGGCGCCGAGGTGATCGACCGCTTCGCCACCGACGCGCTCACCGCGGCCGGCGGGCGGATCGACGTGCTCGTCAACAACGCGGCGCTGCTGCTCACGCCCACCCCCACCGCCGAGGTCGCGCAGGAGACCATCGACGAGGCGCTGGCCGTGAGCGTGCGGTCGGTGTTCCTGCTCACCGGCCTGCTGGTGCCGCCCATGGCCGAGCGCGGCCAGGGTGCCGTGGTCAACCTCGGCTCCATCGCCGGCCTGCGGGGCAGCGCGCACTCTGCGCTCTACAACATGACCAAGGCGGCAGTGCACTCGCTCACCACCTCGTGGGCCGCCGAGTACGGGCCGCACGGCGTCCGGGTCAACACCGTCGCTCCCGGCCCCACCTTGACCGAGAAGGTGGTGTCGATGGAGGAGCGACTGGACCCGATCATCGCGCGCATGCCCTCCGGCCGTGCCGGCACCCCGGCCGAGGTGGCCTCCGCCGTCGTGTTCCTCGCGAGCGACGAGGCGTCCCAGATCCACGGCGCCACCCTCACCGTCGACGGCGGATTCACGGCGGTGTAGGACCACGCGGTCGACGGTCAGTACAGCCCGCCGTCCACCCGGATCAGCGCTCCCGTCGTATAGCTCGACGCGTCGCTCGCGAGATACAGCGCGGTACTGACGATCTCCTCGGGCTGTCCCGGACGCCCGATGGCACTGCGCGTCGTCTGCCGCTTCTCCTCGGCCCAGGACTTGGAGATGTCGGTGAGGAACGGCCCGGCCGAGATCGTGTTGACCCGCACCGTCGGGCCGTACTCCAGGGCGAAGACCGTGGTCAGGGCGTTGAGCGCGGCCTTGGCGCCGGCGTACGGCCCGAAGCGGGGCTGGGGCATCAGCGCGCCGGACGACGAGACGTTGATGATCGAGCCCCCGTCGCCCGAGTCGGCCATCCGCTGCCCGACCAACGAGGCGAGCCGGAACGGGCCTTTGAAGTTGACGCCGATCACCTTGTCGAACAACTCCTCGCTGGTCTCGGCCGAGGAGGGGGCGAGCGGTGACATGCCGGCGTTGTTGACGAGGACGTCGACCTTCCCGAACTCCTCGTAGGCGGCGTCGGCGAGCCGGGCCAGGTCGTCCCAGTGGCCGACGTGCGCGGCGACCGGCAGGGCCCGGCGACCCAGGGCCCGCACTTCGTCCGCCACGGCCTCGCACGCGTCGAGTTTGCGGCTGGCGATCACGATGTCGGCGCCCGCGGTGGCGAAGGCGCGCACCATCGCGAGCCCCAGGCCCCGGCTGCCGCCGGTGACGAGCGCGACCTTGCCGGAGAGGTCGAACAGGTCGGCCGGAGCAAGGGACTTGGTGTCGCGCTCGCCGCTCATCCGTCGACCCGGCCGGTGAGGCTGTCGTCCTCGATGACGTGGGCGTACCGCTTGCGGGCGGCCTCCAGCTTCGGCGGTATGTGCTCGCTGGGGAACAGACCCTCGGCCGGACGGCGGTTCTTCAGGAGCTGCTTGGCGATCGTGGTGCGGTGCACCTCGGTGGGGCCGTCGGCGAGCGCGAGGTTCGGCGCGGCCATCCACCATTTGGCGAGCGGGAGTTCGTTGGTGGTGCCGAGCGAGCCGTGCAGATGCAGGGCGCGCTGGATCACGTCGTGCAGCACCTTCGCCGTCTGCACCTTGCACATCGCGATCTGGGTGCGGGCCGCGCCGTGCGGCTGGGTGTCGATGATCCAGGCGGTGTGCAGCACCAGCAGCCGGAACTGCTGCAACTCCACCCAGGAGTCCGCGATGAACTGCTGCACCGCCTGCTTCTCGGCGAGAAGAGTGCCCTGAGTACGCCGGGACACCGCACGCTCGCACATCATGTCGAAGGCGCGCGTGCACTTGCCGACCGTGCGCATCGCGTGATGCACCCGGCCCCCGCCGAGCCGGGCCTGGGCGACCTTGAAGCCCTCGCCGGGGCCGCCGAGCATGGCGTCGAGCGGGACCCGCACCTGGTCGTAGCGGATGTAGGCGTGGATGCCCTCGTCGAGGGAGTCGCGCTCGTCCATCGTGCCGACGTTGCGCTTGATCTCGATGCCGGGTGTCTCGGCCGGGACGATGAACATCGACATCCGGGCGTGCGGCGCGGCCTCGGGGTCGGTGACGGCCATGACGATGAGGAAGGCCGCGTACCGGGCGTTGGAGGAGAACCACTTCTCCCCGTCGATCACCCACTCGTCCCCGTCGCGCCGCGCCCGGCACACGAACTCCTTGGGATCGGCTCCCGCCTGCGGTTCCGTCATCGAGAAGGTGGAGACGATGTCCCCGTCGAGCAGGGGCTGGAGGTAGCGCGCCTTCTGTTCCCCGGTGCCGAACATGGCGAGGATCTCGGCGTTGCCGGTGTCCGGGGCCGCGGTGCCGAAGACGGTCGGGGCCCAGTAGGAGCGGCCGAGGATCTCGTTGAGGTAGGCGAGCTTCACCTGGCCGTAGCCCGCTCCGCCGAGTTCGGCACCGAGATGGCAGGCCCACAGGCCCTGGGCCCGGACCTGTTCCTGGAGCGGCCTGAGGATCGCGCGTGCCTTCTCGTTGCGCGTGTCGTACGGGTCGCCGCCGTGCGGGAACAAGAGGTCGAGCGGCTCGACCTCCTCCCGGACGAAGGCCGCCGCCCAGTCCAGCTTGACCTGGAACTCGGGTTCGATCGAGAAGTCCAGCATCGGCCCTCCGGAAGGTGCGGGTCGGTCGGTGACAGCAAAACAGTATACTTTTTAGCGAGGTTCGGTCCATACTCGGAGTGCGTGACGGCAGATGAGTATGAGGAGTTGGTCGATGCGCAGGCCGATGGAGGGCGTACGCGTTCTCGAAGTAGCCCAGTTCACCTTCGTCCCGGCGGCAGGGGCCGTGCTAGCCGACTGGGGCGCCGATGTGATCAAGATCGAACACGCCGAACGCGGCGACGGGCAGAGGGGGTTGGTCAGAGTCCTCGGCTACGACGCCACCAGCAAGGGGTCGTCGTTCTTCCCGATCGTCGAGGGACCCAACCGGGGCAAACGCAGTGTCGGCCTCGCCCTGGAGAAGCCGTCGGCCCGCAAGGCGTTCGAGGAACTGGTCCGCCGCAGCGACGTGTTCCTCACGAACTTCCTGCCCGAGGCCCGCGCCAAGCTGCGCATCGACGTCGAGGACATCCGGGCGATCAACCCGGACATCATCTACGTACGGGGCAGCGGCTTCGGCCCGCGCGGCGACGAGGCCACCAAGGGCGGCTACGACAGCACGGCCTTCTGGGCGCGCGGCGGCAGCGCCGCCGGTGTCACACCGGCGGGCGCGGACCGGATGATCCGGATGCCCGCCGGCGCCTACGGCGACTCGATGGGCGGCATGACGATCGCCGGCGGTATCGCCGCCGCCCTCTACTCCCGCGCGACGACCGGCGAACCCTCCGTGGTCGACGTGTCGTTGCTCGGGGTCGGCGCGTGGGCGACCCAGTTCACGGTCAACATGGCGCTGATGAACGGCGGACCGCTGCCGGTGAACGTCCAGCCCCGGCACGGCTCGCGCACCAACCCGCTCATCGGGGCCTATCTGACCTCGGACGGACGCTGGATCGAACTGTCGATGCTCCAACCCGGCCGGTACTGGGCCGAGTTCTGCAAACTCGCAGGCCGCGGCGAACTCGCCACCGACGAACGCTTCGACAGCACCGAGAAGTTGATGGCCAACGCGGCACAGGCGGCCGGCATCGTCGCCGAACTCGTCGCGTCCCGCCCCTTCGCGGAGTGGGTCGAGATCCTCTCCCGGGGAGAGGGCCAGTGGTCGGCGGTGCAGAACGCCTGGGAGGTCGGCCAGGACCCCTCGCTGCGAGCCAACGGACTCATCGCCCCCGTCGTGGACGCCGACGGCGTGGACCGTGAACTCGTCGCCAGTCCCGTGCAGTTCGACGAGACCCCGGCCGACATCACGCGGGCACCGCAGTTCGCGGAACACACCGACGAGGTCCTGCGCTCACTCGGTCTCTCCGACGAGGAGCTGATCGCGCTGAAGATCGACGGCGCGGCGACATGACCGCCGTGGCAGACCTGACCGCCGTAGGAGATCCGGCCGCCGTGCGCATCCCGAACACCGTACGAGAGGAGCCGTGATGAGCGCGACACTCGAACCCGACGGGACCCACCAGGGCGTCCCCGCCTACTACTTCGACAACCGGCTCGGCGGCCCGGTCCTCAGCCACCAGGAACGCTGGGACGAGATCGCCCGAACCCACTCCGGATTCCGCAGCACCATCGCGCGCGGATACTGGGTCGTCACCCAAGGTGCGGCCGTGCAGGAGGCGTTGCAGGACTGGCGGACCTTCTCCAACCAGTCCGTGACGGCGCTCGATCCGGACCCCAGGTTCCTGTGGATCCCGGAGATGCTCGACCCGCCCCAACACACCGCGTGGCGGCGCCTGTTGGGCAGCGCCTTCTCGCCCAAGAC from Streptomyces sp. NBC_01478 includes the following:
- a CDS encoding SDR family NAD(P)-dependent oxidoreductase; amino-acid sequence: MSGERDTKSLAPADLFDLSGKVALVTGGSRGLGLAMVRAFATAGADIVIASRKLDACEAVADEVRALGRRALPVAAHVGHWDDLARLADAAYEEFGKVDVLVNNAGMSPLAPSSAETSEELFDKVIGVNFKGPFRLASLVGQRMADSGDGGSIINVSSSGALMPQPRFGPYAGAKAALNALTTVFALEYGPTVRVNTISAGPFLTDISKSWAEEKRQTTRSAIGRPGQPEEIVSTALYLASDASSYTTGALIRVDGGLY
- a CDS encoding class I adenylate-forming enzyme family protein, producing the protein MNVSMILDMAAEGFGDRVVIGRAQDGLTPVRLRELAAGGAELVHTAGADAIVYLATNGPAFAVAQFAAAHAGVPLVPVNYRLGEEQLDALLANHPHALAIAAPGQDAAPRRAGLQVRSPAEWLTEAAAHTDAATEPAPAPDTPAVLIYTSGTTSAPKGVLLRHHNLVSYVLGTVEFAAADPTEAALMSVPPYHIAAVSNVLTNLYAGRRTLTLDQFTPESWLGLVREQRITHAMVVPTMLARIMDTAGLDRSVPSMRSLAYGGARMPVRVIETALRTWPAVDFVNAYGLTETSSTVSVLGPAEHRAAIASDDPAIRARLGSAGLPVPGIEIEVRDVTGEPLGAGETGQIWVRGEQVSGEYAGQGSAVDERGFFHTRDRGRLDADGYLHIEGRADDTIIRGAENIAPAEIEDVLLRHPDVLDAVVVGVPDEEWGQRIEAVVVRRDGAEVDAGALRAAVRGTLRGSKTPDRITYWTELPRTVTGKLVRRDIVAALTAPEHGTKGQP
- a CDS encoding SDR family NAD(P)-dependent oxidoreductase; protein product: MTKRLAGRKALVTGSTNGIGVAIAVALAAEGAFVVVSGRDERRGAEVVARIEKDGGAAAFVKADLSAGAEVIDRFATDALTAAGGRIDVLVNNAALLLTPTPTAEVAQETIDEALAVSVRSVFLLTGLLVPPMAERGQGAVVNLGSIAGLRGSAHSALYNMTKAAVHSLTTSWAAEYGPHGVRVNTVAPGPTLTEKVVSMEERLDPIIARMPSGRAGTPAEVASAVVFLASDEASQIHGATLTVDGGFTAV
- a CDS encoding acyl-CoA dehydrogenase family protein, whose translation is MLDFSIEPEFQVKLDWAAAFVREEVEPLDLLFPHGGDPYDTRNEKARAILRPLQEQVRAQGLWACHLGAELGGAGYGQVKLAYLNEILGRSYWAPTVFGTAAPDTGNAEILAMFGTGEQKARYLQPLLDGDIVSTFSMTEPQAGADPKEFVCRARRDGDEWVIDGEKWFSSNARYAAFLIVMAVTDPEAAPHARMSMFIVPAETPGIEIKRNVGTMDERDSLDEGIHAYIRYDQVRVPLDAMLGGPGEGFKVAQARLGGGRVHHAMRTVGKCTRAFDMMCERAVSRRTQGTLLAEKQAVQQFIADSWVELQQFRLLVLHTAWIIDTQPHGAARTQIAMCKVQTAKVLHDVIQRALHLHGSLGTTNELPLAKWWMAAPNLALADGPTEVHRTTIAKQLLKNRRPAEGLFPSEHIPPKLEAARKRYAHVIEDDSLTGRVDG
- a CDS encoding CaiB/BaiF CoA transferase family protein, which encodes MRRPMEGVRVLEVAQFTFVPAAGAVLADWGADVIKIEHAERGDGQRGLVRVLGYDATSKGSSFFPIVEGPNRGKRSVGLALEKPSARKAFEELVRRSDVFLTNFLPEARAKLRIDVEDIRAINPDIIYVRGSGFGPRGDEATKGGYDSTAFWARGGSAAGVTPAGADRMIRMPAGAYGDSMGGMTIAGGIAAALYSRATTGEPSVVDVSLLGVGAWATQFTVNMALMNGGPLPVNVQPRHGSRTNPLIGAYLTSDGRWIELSMLQPGRYWAEFCKLAGRGELATDERFDSTEKLMANAAQAAGIVAELVASRPFAEWVEILSRGEGQWSAVQNAWEVGQDPSLRANGLIAPVVDADGVDRELVASPVQFDETPADITRAPQFAEHTDEVLRSLGLSDEELIALKIDGAAT
- a CDS encoding TetR/AcrR family transcriptional regulator — protein: MAPRLTPKGAATRQRIVEGAASELRARGVTETTLDDIRARTATSKSQLFHYFPGGKEELLLAVAQHEADRVLSDQQPHLSALTSWRAWHDWRDTVVDRYRRQGQQCPLNALMSQLTPATPGAQAVTRQLVASWQGKIAVGIRAMQDQREIPAGLDADRAAAALLAGIQGGVLIMMSTGSVTHLEAALDLGIHQLQAVPSSSIASSSSTGSAGSIR
- a CDS encoding phosphotransferase family protein, which encodes MSVATNSPALLRELTDRTAAVVGGWTPGATVDGVEPLTGGTSSLTYVAALSGVPAGYERVVLKVAPPGLPPVRNRDVLRQARLMSALAGQPGVRVPTVLFCDAGAPPAVQPFVAMELVPGECVEPVLLPRGTLAEGEVRRRALDAARMLAALHRVTPARTALAAEPVVTLTGEIDRWTRAFATVSDDLRTGHEVVAERLRATVPAAMTPVFTHGDYRLGNTLCADGSVTAIIDWEIWSLGDPRVDMTWLTFFTDEARHPAAVSDEPTGMPGKAELVDAYEELRGERLRDLPWFEALTKYKESAATALLIKRGRKSGQLNAMHQRMLPALPVLLDEAMELLGTA
- a CDS encoding LLM class flavin-dependent oxidoreductase — protein: MRFGMPWPGREVAHEAEEAGAGAFCAGEFVDHDAYLTLAEIVANSERALAGPAIAYAFARTPYAHATALRQLHAQAPGRLFLGLGSAAFRINRDWLDVPADRAVDRIAETVGAVRAWLHAENGEKVHYDGEFYSIDADVRAPVLGRLDIPVLLAAFNTRMAATAGRVADGVIGHGLFTHSWWNDVVRPSVERGTVAAGRTEPPLEHGWVITAVDDSAPERAVADARRMIAFYLTVKTYDPFVAHHGWEGPVAQLRKAFRTGDTDAMAAAVTDEMLTGIAVCGTTADAKGMLARRAGSLPRDVGYFAPPSFLVSHRRRAAYARAALALIGEVPTP
- a CDS encoding enoyl-CoA hydratase/isomerase family protein is translated as MDLKTVLFEVTDHVATITLNRPQAMNSFNQQMLDDFSAIWDRVRTDDNVHVMVLRGSGERAFSTGMDVKEGIDRHPNVWSQTDPGEFLSPKLNQVWKPLVCAVHGMTAGGAFYWLNEADILICSDDATFFDPHVSYGLTAALEPIGLARRIPLGETLRIALLGLDERLSAARALQIGLVSEVLPGDRLWDRADEIARIIAAKPPAAIQGTVRAIWESLDSTRTQALRTGLSYTQIGNPIGKAEVDRSAVPRGRWTLR